One Acropora palmata chromosome 2, jaAcrPala1.3, whole genome shotgun sequence genomic window, TAAAAGagtatttcactcctccaacatggccgccatttctttgtttactcctgcAACATGGTcgccgtgacgtcatttgAACACACTCTGTAGTTTCTTCAGAAGTAGCCATGTGCAGTCGTAGACTGGCAATAACGATACAGTTCTCTGCTCACCTTCTTGCAATACTTATAAGGTGAGCAGAGAACTGTATCGTTAGCATCTCAAGTGACCATCATTCTAAGTAATGTAAGTAACTGTATCTGCAACAGGGTGTAAGGAGTACAAGTTTTATAAGTATTGCATGTAACCATGTATTCTGCCAATAAATAAGATGTTAGGCCTTTctctttaatttaatttaatttaatttaatttagtccattctactgggcaggatttgttgcccagagggaaaggcCACAACAGGACTTCAAGGTCCGTTacaaggtgccccacctcacccaccccccaCTTACATACGAAAGACAtccacagcaccgggatcacccACATGCAAAGGAAACATTTCACTTACTGCAAAAAGGCGAATGCTGTAGCGATGAACACATCAAAGGAGTTGCAGAACTCAAACTTAACTTTATCAGCTTGAGTGATTTCTCCTGGGACTAAGCAGTGAAATCATGTTATCATTTCCTCATGACCACAATACTGTCAATATTGTACGCTTTATACGCGTACGCACAAGTATGTTGAAGTTGACCAAAATTAACTGCTCCAAGTGTTTTTGACCAATAACAATGTTAGCATTTTATTTAATGGAAGACAGCATAGTTAACTACGGTGGCAGAGAACCTTTTTCTTGGATATGAAAGCTTGAGAGTGTTAAATATTAACAAATTATGACCTCACCTGCAAAACCAACAACATTTGTACCACCTTGGGTGGAACAGTCAAGTCCATTACAAATGCTTCCTCCAGTTTAGTTTTCAACACGACAACATCGCGAAAGTTTAAGAGGGCGATGGCCCGAGTAGATTGCGCTTCTCGAGACTGTATgtctaaaaatataacttgaAGTAAGGGTAATATTGTACAAAAGAAATATGACCAGCTTTCACCCAATTTGTCCAAGAGAACTTCGCCGTTTTTGTCTTTCACGTCCTCGCGCAAAATGATCATTCCTTTGACCAACGCTTCCTTAAAGCGTTCGCAAATAGCAGGTCCACCGATTTCTTGTTTcactgtttttactttttccgTCAGGCTGCTTAGTTCTGACTTCGCTAATTTCTTGCGTTGAAACAGAGCAGTGATGGCGTTTGAAACGGTGTTCCAATCTTCACTCTTTCCACCCGTATATGTGAACTTTTTATCGATTAGTTTTGGGCTTTTGGGCCTGGGGcacccaactgcagtcaaagAGGGTTCTTTTCGTAACAGATCACCTAAATTTGACACCGGTGATCGGGCCATCAAGTTCCTCTAGGAAACAAAGATAAAAGCCGATAAAAAAACTAACAATTCGAAGCTTCGACTTAGTGCCCCCTCGACCCAACTTGTCCGCAAGAAACTGGGCTTCATGGTATAAAAACGAGGTGGTCGACTTTTCATACCATTTACTTGAAGACTCTCAAAGACAAACATCGAACGTGTCGCACCTGAGCTGAAAGGATGTCCAGGTAAAGGAAGACCTTTCGAACGCTACCTACATAGGTTTACTTCTTTCCCTTCTTTGTAGATAGTTTTATACCCAGAATTTAGAAACGTCTTGTCATTTTCGCATTTTtctcctttcataattattttgtatttttgccCCCACGGAAGTGAACTTTTCCTCCCAGCTTGCGTTTGAAATTGAATCGgtaaatgatgaaaatatcTACTTCAAAAATAGGGAGTGATTAAATTCCGTCCTTGCTTTCACGTTTCAAATTAAGGGAATATGATGAGGCAGCTACATCAATTTCCAGAGGTCAGTGTTCGAGTCCTGCtcggcctgaatttttcaggccttcctCGCTACTACTTAAGTAAAGCTTATAACTGCGAGAATCATGCACTGAAAATTCGTGAAGAGAGTGTGAATGTATTTTATGATAAAACTAGCTGCCGTTGTGCCAAGAGTGTTGTAAAGTCTTCTTCAAGTATGGGCGGTGTTGAAATTCTATCCTTGCTTTCACTTTGCAAATTAAGGGAGTGTATTTCTATTTGTCTACATAAATATGATGTGACAACATAAATTGCCGAGAGGTCTGGGAAGGGGTCTCACTCAGGCCAGAATTTTTAGGTCTTCCTAACGACTACTTATATAGCACTCATATGTAATTGTGAGGATCATAAACTGGAAATAGGGAGgggaaataattttaattatgaAACTAGCTGCCCAAGGGGTAAGATTCCATACTGGTccataattaaaaatttatgCAAAGCCATACACCTTTTGTTATCAGTGAACATATTTATACGATAAAAATGGATGGCCTTTGGGGGGCAAtaattgtttgctttgtttttgggagacaaatgtttttttgttatgtctATGTGGTCATGgttgaaaatgttaattttgctCCTAAAATACAGAAATCCAGTTTATTTTTAGTGGAGCTTTATCAAAAAGGTACTGTTTTAACtgcattttaatttcattgagCCACATATTTGAACCTGACAGTAATATTAACAAGTTGAGTTTGTGTGAAGGACTACCAAGTTACCTTTTGTAACCAATATTCACATTCAGTGAAAAGctataaatttttaaatataacTTGATGCATTCCGAAATGATCTTGTGCAAACTAACGGAGggataaataataatgatttttttagtCAATCTTGTGCAGTGGTTCCAGTGTCCAGTCCATCACAAGAGGGTTTTGACTGCTTTGTTCTTGTTTGTGAAAACCTTGAATGGGATAATCCAACATGGGAGTTTTTAAAAGAACCTATTCAAGCAGCTGCAAAGGTAAAAGTGTGCTTGCATGGTTAATTACTTTTTGTGATGATGAACCAAGTGATGCTTGATGTGCACAAATAGAGCGCTCCAATTAACATTGTGAAACTATTTACTAATTAAAACATCACACATTCATATCTACCATACTCAATCATCCAAGTCGCAGCTTTTTAGTACAAAGTACTCTAGACTTACTTACAAAAAAAGCgtgctaataattattattattattagtgatATTAGAACAACATTTTCATGCATTTCTTTTCtggaaatgtttaaaatcatttttttttttttcaggttgaCAAAGCTGTTGGAGTGGATACTTTGTTGTTCCCTTGTAAAGAAACCTCCATGGTGGgtatggatttcttttttttttttttttggtcttcTCTTCTAATAGTTACCAATAATTAGTCACAAAATCCTTGCAGAGAGCTTTTAAACCATATTTTTTTCGAATGTGTAGAACCTAATTTAACACTATTGGATAGTACGTATTTCATTTATTACTAAAACAGCACCAATAttttatgaataataattattgtgttgcTGGAATCATATATCTATAGCAAGGTCAGGGTGCAACAAAACCTCCATTCAATTATCTGGAACAATTACtagaaattttatttgtatacAATTAAGTCTACCAAGGTCTTCATGGATTAAATGAACATAATACAACAACATAATAATTAAACATTAACCAAGGAGGAGGTGTGGTCCAGTGTTTAGGGTGTTGGGTTTGCATCATGTTGCCCTGGGTTCCTATCCTGTCCTTAGCCTCTGGTCAGGATTTGTTTCTTGTTAATCTGGATTCAACTCTACCATGCcttgtaaatagccaactggttACCTCCTCCCACTTGGGGTTCTTAATCATCTTTCTgttaagtttaaaattaatttctgaTTATTAAAAGTGGAGAACCTGCGAATTACCTTGATAACTAAGTGCACTTCGACTAAAAATAAAGCATTTACATATACAATACTTGAGATGCACTTTAATAACCAAGCAAATTTCACAAGCTACCAACAATAGCTCTATAGAATCTTTATTTCACTCGTAAATTATTTCACATGTAGATCAGATCATTACACTAGTGATTAATGAGCTACTTATCTAATTTGTATGTAAGGAGGTATGTTCTTAGTTTAATAAAGTTCTGTCTCACAAGGGCTTAGGTGGGAAACTCAGAGTCACAGTCAATGCGTCCTCTTTAATCCTTCCACTTATATAcacatatatgtatataaatatatatatttatagagagagagggagactTAGCTCTATCTACATGTGAAAGAAAATTGCTAAAATCTGGTCAGCCACACTCTAATGTacaatcaataaaaattaatttcctaGTCAAATTAATAAGTGTTCAATCTTAAATGTTCAAGGGACAAGCACATTTCTCCTTGACTGCAACATAGCAGCagttaaataaatgaatgaaacttTTCCTCgtataaattttatttagtgGCAAAATGGAGTTCTAAATCTTTTTAAGAAATATAAACAGTCCAACATATTCCACCACTTTGACATTACACTTTAGCATTGTATCCTTATCAGCAAAAAGCCTTGTAAGCTGGCTTTGGCAAATTGGTCTGTTTTGGATTATCTCACTAACAAGGCCCCTCTAGTCTCTATCGACTTCATGATAATATCtttgtaaacattttttgaacAACCAATTTCTTCCTAATGGTGAATtatgaaatttttctcttactCTGTCTAAGGTGCcagttattttccttttcttgccATGTCCACTTTCAGGTTTATTCTCCAACAGGACCTGTGAACCGAGATTATGATGATGTCAGACGTTTTGGAGAGGCTGCAAGTAAGGGTATAAAACGGTATGTATAAGATTGCAAAGAATAACCAGTTAAAGAGcccagaaaatatttttagttGGATATTTCTATCCTACCAAAAACATTAGAACAGAATTATTTCATAGTTTTTCCCTTTCCTAAAGATTTCCCAAAGCaaataccaataataatatttataatggtaatgataaaaataaggCATTAAATCTTTGTAACttgaaaatgcaacatttGTGAGACTAAGAAatgtcaaaatacaaatacaTTATTCTGACTGGCATtagttttaatattattataatatataataaattattatttgttataaTAATGAGATATTTGCTTAGGGCTCTGAAGGCTGGCAGTGAGTCTCCCCTGTTGGTCACCATTCCTGGGAAGACCTTTCCAAATTCATGGTCTGTTTCATTGCTTGGAGCTCTTAATGAACTTTATCTGGTGAGTGTTGCAGAATCATACATGACATGCACAGACTTAAGTTGCATTGGTTTTATTTATTGATGAttataatatttcttttaattcttaaaagtaaaaggtaaaggtaaagtaactttatttaatgtCGGTAAttccttcagttacgagaCTGGTATTAATGGAAGCCGACAGTGCGCCCTCTACCCCCCCTGCCTCTGTCTGTGCTCCGTTTTAcaggtattcaaagctatacctacacggatcagaggaaagtcgaaacagacgttaggtcactgaagatcgaaccggAGACCTCTTGCTCCGAAAGCCGtgcactagccaactgagccacgactgcCCCCTCTGCATGAAGTGTTGACCATAAACTACTAGAGCCTTTGCGATTTTAAGAcaagaaaaatagaaagagAGCCTTCCATTCCCACAATTTAGGAGGTGTAGCAATTAGCAGCAAAGAGGATGGAGTTGAGAAATATAGTTAGGGGAGTATGTAAGTTATGTATTCTATCATTTTTGTATGATGTAACTGTTGGTTTTTGATAATGCAATAGCCACTTGAACTTAGAGATGCATTCCCAGAGAAGCAGCAGAAAGTCAAACAGCTTGGAGTCATGGTTCTTGATCAAGTGAGTTGTTGCTGGATTTGGTGTTGGGTTTCCTGCAAAAATTGAAGTTCTACCTAAAGTTTTATATATGTGcttgaatgaaaagaaagcttcAGGCAAAAGTTTCCTATAGGGTGAGGTGGTGGGCATTTTGAACATTAGTCATTCAAATGCAAAcacagtgttctccttatcaggcggtaaccggtaaaatttaccgcctcaagcaacagcgccatgcaccggtggctcagttagtTGAGCATCTAGCTGTTACGCGAGGTcatgagttcgactccggctggaccaacactcagggtcttaaaataacttagTAGAAAGGACTGCCTttttacatcagcaaatggttagactttcaagtcttctaaGAGAAGGACTATGAACTGTAGGTCCCatctcacaataccttccatgtttataatTTCAACGTGGGACATTAAAGAACCCAGACACAATTTGAAAgtgtagggcatgaagtttcccggtgttgtggctgtcctttgttgTTCCTTCTGGCTTGGTGCTTCACATAGGGATCACCTCATGCACCTTTCcccttggacagaaatgtccaagaaaaatggcTGTGTGTGTATGTAACtgcaagcaacagttcttaccgcctgcaacctcttgaaggtttacaaAAACTAcataaattgttttaaaaaatactggtcaggaattgtcccttacctgctgagctaaaacttacgGAGAACACTGAAACATGGAAACCAAGATAGTGATAACATCTTTGTTATTGCAGACAATAATCACACAAACAGATATTAGGGTAAAGAATAAGGACAAATaaggagaaagaaaatgcCCCTTTTGGGCAAGATTTCAGATTACCCATTCACTTATCGTATGAATAGTGTGTCAGTCCATCTTTTTCTTAAAGAAAAGAGAGCAATACTTTTATGTGAATATTAGTGACTGGGTAACGGTATTCGTAAATTGCCCCCTCTTTTGAATCTACTCTATCAAAATTAAGTTATTTCCTATTATGATCAGCTCTAAATGCCTGCATTTTACACTCATatggtaatgataataatgatagtaacattatttattatatactGGTAAAATCCAATGAAATACCCCAGGTGAGCTTTCATTggaaacatgaaaaatatttctcttGTTCGCTGTGCTCACTTgggaaatatttttcaacattcTGCATggccatgtaatatcctctagtTATGAAAATAAACAGCTTTTTTTAGTGTGACAGTCGTATATTGTTAATTGTTGATCCAGTCGAACAACAATGTCTTATTGTTGAGCTTGGAGGCATCAAAATTAGTGCTAATGGGAAGAGGCCTTTTCCAGGGCAATGCCTTGTTAAAGGAAGTATGCACGAAGAAATATGTTTCCTGATACAAAATTGAACTTAGTAATTTTGATGTTCAATGTTTTCAGAGTCAAAACCTGGATTTTGTCACAGCTATTGATTCTGGAAGGTAATCTTACCTCATATTCATGTAAAAGATTaatagataaaaaaaagagatagGAAGATATTTTTGACAAAGTCTTGGATTATAAATGTCATCCAATAATCCTCAATTTAAAAGACCTTGTAATTTCCTGTACCAACTAACTAGCATGAATTTTTGATCAAAGATCTGTGTATCGAGACATTGGTGGATCTGATCCTGAAAGAATGGCTGCCCCACGTGTGGAAGAGTACATTACCAAGCTCTTTGGGGATTCATCACCTGTAAAAGTAAGCTCATTTTTAAAGAAGTgttaaacattttgaaaccTTTTGTCTTGGTAACATTGggtttttattaattttaagctgTTTGTTCAGAGCTCTGGGAAGAATTCTCactaaataaaatattctgtTACTTTTTTTGCCATGTTTATTCAATTTTACACATTAACTTGCCCTAGGTTTCGGTGGTTAAAGATGTGAAAGAGTTTGAGGCTAAGTATCCATTATATGAAGCAGTGAACAGGTGTTCAAGAGGTATGTGCTGTAACAACTGGTCACTGCTTCCCAACAAGCAAGCTATCTGTTTTTGCAGTTGGAGTTTGATCAGCGCTTAAGATATAtggaaaataaagcaaagttAACTACATCAAATTTACATTATAAACTTACTACATCGTGTGCTTTATTTTGGGCAAATACcattcaaaaattaattttattttgcttgaTAAATAGCACCTTGCACAGGCAACACAGTTTTGGTTAGTTCCAGTGACATAATTCTTGAGAATCTAAGGTGGCAGATGGCAAAAGGTCCTTGTGTTGCTCTTTTTATGGGCAAAATTGTTGCTGGCTGTAGTCTTAAAGCTATAAACAAaggcaattattattttacgtGTCACTGGCACATTCAGTAACTCCGCTCCTCTAGCATTTGCAGTAACTATGCTATTTTTGAGCAATGTATGAAAGCAGAGGGGGAAGTGATagaatgttgcttttttttgttgcgcATTAGCTTCTTATTCGAACGTGACAACATTCAATTCCCAGTTATTCAACAGACTTTTCACAGGATATggcagcaataattattattattatcatgcgTACATTCTGTTGTTCTGAACATGGGATCCCCAAGGGGAAATGCATTTggtttggttcaaaatttcctAACCggatgataattatttttaatatttcaaacGTGACTGTTGACATGTACCTCTAGCTGTTGAAAGACATGCTGGCCGGGTGATCAACCTGGAGTATGTTGGAGAAGGAGAAATCACAAAGACCATCCTTCTTGTGGGGAAGGTAAAATTAAACACAATTGCTGTAATCAGCTTCTGTGTGCATTTTAGTAACAACGGATGTATTGTGGCATTCACTCAAAGCTTCTAGAGTTGGGCCAGCGAGAATAATCCTGCCCTTCCTGCCCCCTCAAAAGTGTTTCATCCtccctaataataataataagagtaataataataattgatcaTATATTTCTGGTACCTTTTTTGGCGCAACGACAAATGTATGTGAGATAGAGGAAAACCCCAAATGCCTCCTAGTCCCAAAAATCATGTTCATACACACAAGAGCTTTGTGCAAATTACCTCTAAATGCattagttttgtttcattttcatgtcaCACTTCAGATCTATCTGTTCTTATCGACTTATtggagagctttagattctaggacaagAGCGACCACGAGAACGAGATTTTTTCATAGAACAGCAtaagcgcgcgcaaaccagcgtcattttggcaggaaaaacgtgatacgtCATTTTAggacgaggttttgcaaaaatgttgtcttgtcaaaacaagtcatgaACACGGtaatagttttatttttcactcaacaaaaaggctcagttaccagcaataagaataactgagcaatctaTACTGGTAAGaaagagtaagattaatcgtcagggttaaattttctaagtattttcgtCATAGACGGGccgtcaaatctcgtactcgttcctggaatctaaaggtccctattgaCTCATTGAAACTCATTCCTTAGGGTGTCACTTATGATACCGGAGGTGCAGACGTAAAAGCTGGTGGAGTTATGGCTGGGATGAGCAGGTAACTACATGTATGACACATGATTTCAGTGTACTTAGGGGAGCCGTATtcttgaaatttatttctaaGTCGTACATGttttgccttcttttttttttttttgtcatctcAAAGGGACAAGTGTGGCGCAGCAGCTGTGGCTGGATTCTTTCAggtatttttcttatttgccCATACAAGACAAGAAAATCTTGAAATTCAGTGTATTATAAAAATGGCTGGTTCAATTCTGTGTGTTACCATCTCCTCGGGCATACCCCAGGTGATGTGCCATTTTTTGGTGGTCTATTCCTCACCTCCCCCCCCCTGTTACACAGTAAGAGACAATTAAGTAACCCTGGGCGTTTGCGTAGAccacaaataaggcattttgcGTTCAAAATAGACGTGATATTGATTTACGTACAACTTCAAAACTAGACgttttgtcaacaatatagaCCCTATTTTTTCTAGAGGCTTGAATGGACAAAAGATAACAGCACTTTTAAAGCTTTCCAACGATTTTTAGTTCTCGAACTGTTTATTACacatgagaaacaaacaaaaattgctcTGTCGGCAATCAATATAGCTGATGAGGTCAAAACAAGTTACCTGAAAACCCATTCGTCTGCCAAACTTTGAGAACAGTTTGTCGGAGATGATGCTGTGCGCCTATACATAGTGACAGTAAGATGCTGAGAGTTGTAGCTAGTTGTTTGATGTCCTAAAGTTACGCTTCAGTACCTTAGTAAGGTACAATAGTGTCATACTCCCAAATTTTATGAGGTTGTTGTGTCTAGTCCATGCTCGAAAAGCCATGCACTGGCAGTTAGTCAGAGGGGAAGAAGAAATCACGGGCAAAACTCTGTCTGGCCCCGATTTTGCTCGTTATTTCTTCTTCCCGTCCTGACTTACTGCCTCTACCTCTTCGAGGATGTGTCAAGTCGAGTAACGATCGTTCTTTGTAAATTAGACTCTAGCAAGACTGAAGCCTAAGGGAATCAAGGTGCATGGTACCATGGCAATGGTCAGAAACAGCGTCGGGGCAGGTAACAATAGAATAATATGAAACTGGGAACTAGAGTTCAGTTCATTCTCTAAAAGTTGTCCTTGTACAAAgatttatataaaaaaaaagagttttcGCACAAGTGTACGGCGAATTAGTACTTTTGCTCTCCAAAAAAGTGAGTTTAACTTTTATGCGACATTTTAAGGAAGCGTCGTAATTATGGAGTTGACAAATTTAGGTTGGAAGAAGgaacaaataaaattgtttttaaaatagttTGTCCCACTTGTTCGCTCCGCTGAAGGATATAAAAATCCTCTCTGTCTGATGACAACACCTTTGTTGATGAGGATAAAAAGggtttagtttctgaagaaactgtagTATCGCGTCTGTTAAGGaatgaaacacgaaaatgTGGCATCAAATAAGGCGACTAGGTCTAATTACCACTGCACGATTACAAAGTTCAGACGAAGAGTTAACGCATCTTCGAGATGTAATCTTCGTtcggtggtaatttgaaccTTATCAACACGTTTGATAAAAAATTTTCGTAATTTAGCGACAGAACGGAGACGTATATGACGACTGGAAGCCACGCAGCGCAAAGCAGCCTTGACTTGATTGTAATTTGATTACTAGATATCAGTGGGTATTTTCCTTAGGCTGAGTTAGCTGGACTACGGGAAGTGCAGTATTCGcactgacaaagggctaatgctcgaaacgtcggcCTCGTTATCTATTctcacagtggaaattttattCTTGTCAACGTGTTTGGTGATGCCAAGTTTTAGTGTCTCGCTCCCCCACTGAGGCGGCATCACAGCGACTTCAGATACCAACCTTTCATAAGCCGGTTTGGCCAGTTGAAATATGGCACTCTCCGGAAATAAGCATTCTACGTTGCATTGTCCCTTGCTAAACCAGCCTCTTTTATCAGCAACACTGCTGGCCTCTTCTTGTTCTCCTTTTTCTCGCTCCAGAGGGCTATGTTGCCGATGAGATCATCACATCAGCGGCTGGGACAAGAGTCAGGGTTGGTAACACTGATGCTGAAGGTCGCATGGCCATGGCTGATTCACTGCACTACATGAAAGAAAAGGTACTTGTAGCATTGCTTATATCGCTGGCCACAGATAGTACTGGCTCGGTAGGTTAAGTTTCTCGCATCATGAAAGGGAAAATTGGAGGTCCAAGTCGCAATTACAGGTAGCCTTTGTACTACAAAAACTGCCAAAGAGCTCGGTCTATAACTTTCTGTTTCTTAATTtggtttattttaaattgcgaatagtctctaatttcggcgTGTGAATAACATGTTTCGCTTGAGACTGGGAGAACGCCTAACACGCGATATTCCATCGTTTCGCGTGTCCGCGGAATCTCACGTGGCGCTTCTATTTTGCCCGCTCTCATTTTTCGCCAAAATTAGAGACTGCACAGTCCGAGTTTATTTTCCCACTTCAAGTACTCTTGGCAGCAGCACTTAAAGTCTAAGTACTAAACTTTGTCCGATAGGCCCTCAAAGAAAAGGTTCCTGCACACATCGTTACTATAGCAACCCTAACGGGCCACG contains:
- the LOC141867222 gene encoding proline-rich protein 5-like produces the protein MARSPVSNLGDLLRKEPSLTAVGCPRPKSPKLIDKKFTYTGGKSEDWNTVSNAITALFQRKKLAKSELSSLTEKVKTVKQEIGGPAICERFKEALVKGMIILREDVKDKNGEVLLDKLGESWSYFFCTILPLLQVIFLDIQSREAQSTRAIALLNFRDVVVLKTKLEEAFVMDLTVPPKVVQMLLVLQGVHGDQSSRNYRKLELLISYVVQPFLSSSGLREKPSKPVLENTKSKSFDEPSSTSENSNPTTVAETVVPPLRKPRPVSVGSLELQSKYSADRLHEASIPTPHLRCFTFDDSIADSSGRNVLSSGSSTVS
- the LOC141867026 gene encoding putative aminopeptidase W07G4.4; the protein is MSSQSCAVVPVSSPSQEGFDCFVLVCENLEWDNPTWEFLKEPIQAAAKVDKAVGVDTLLFPCKETSMVYSPTGPVNRDYDDVRRFGEAASKGIKRALKAGSESPLLVTIPGKTFPNSWSVSLLGALNELYLPLELRDAFPEKQQKVKQLGVMVLDQSQNLDFVTAIDSGRSVYRDIGGSDPERMAAPRVEEYITKLFGDSSPVKVSVVKDVKEFEAKYPLYEAVNRCSRAVERHAGRVINLEYVGEGEITKTILLVGKGVTYDTGGADVKAGGVMAGMSRDKCGAAAVAGFFQTLARLKPKGIKVHGTMAMVRNSVGAEGYVADEIITSAAGTRVRVGNTDAEGRMAMADSLHYMKEKALKEKVPAHIVTIATLTGHAILAMGPAYSIVLDNGPAAQTKFAQNIQEAGHVMGDPFEISTLRREDYEFTNAKSEYADVLQCNNSPSSRTPRGHQFPAAFLIRASGLDKHGIDSVHPIRYSHFDIAGSSGGFPYVPTGAPLVAMATHFLKGHC